One genomic region from Skermania piniformis encodes:
- the murA gene encoding UDP-N-acetylglucosamine 1-carboxyvinyltransferase: MSERFLVTGGNRLAGEVSVGGAKNSVLKLMAAALLVEGTTTITNCPDILDVPLMAEVLRGLGCEVVLDGAIARITTPAEPKYHADFPAVRQFRASVCVLGPLVARCRRAVVALPGGDAIGSRPLDMHQSGLRLLGAHTEIEHGCVVAQADELRGARIRLDFPSVGATENILMAAVLAAGETVIDNAAREPDIVDLCNMLIQMGAHISGAGTSTLIIHGGRKLTPTTHRVIGDRIVAATWGIAAAMTTGDVRVRGVNPKHLQLVLDKLRQAGAEVTFAEDGFRLVQHARPRAVNFATLPFPGFPTDLQPMAIGLAAVADGTSMITENVFEARFRFVEEMIRLGADARTDGHHAVVRGIPRLSSAPVWSSDIRAGAGLVLAGLVADGTTEVHDVYHIDRGYPNFVEQLQSLGADVVRADA; encoded by the coding sequence GTGAGCGAACGCTTTCTGGTTACGGGGGGAAACCGGCTTGCCGGCGAGGTTTCGGTCGGCGGGGCGAAGAACAGCGTACTCAAGCTGATGGCCGCCGCCCTGCTGGTCGAAGGCACCACGACGATCACGAACTGTCCGGACATCCTGGACGTACCGCTGATGGCCGAGGTGTTACGCGGGCTCGGCTGCGAGGTGGTGCTCGACGGTGCGATCGCCCGGATCACCACTCCGGCTGAACCGAAGTATCACGCCGACTTTCCGGCGGTACGCCAGTTCCGGGCGTCGGTGTGTGTGCTCGGTCCGCTGGTGGCTCGGTGTCGGCGGGCGGTGGTGGCGTTACCGGGGGGCGACGCGATCGGCTCGCGGCCGCTCGACATGCATCAGTCCGGACTTCGGTTGCTCGGCGCCCATACCGAGATCGAACACGGCTGTGTCGTCGCCCAAGCCGATGAGCTGCGGGGAGCTCGAATCCGACTGGACTTCCCGTCTGTGGGCGCTACCGAGAACATTTTGATGGCGGCGGTGCTCGCGGCCGGCGAGACGGTGATCGACAACGCCGCTCGGGAGCCCGACATCGTGGATCTGTGCAACATGCTGATCCAGATGGGTGCACACATCTCCGGCGCCGGCACGTCCACCTTGATCATCCACGGCGGCAGGAAGCTGACGCCGACGACTCACCGGGTGATCGGCGATCGGATCGTGGCTGCCACGTGGGGCATCGCTGCCGCCATGACCACGGGGGATGTCCGGGTTCGGGGTGTGAACCCGAAGCATCTGCAGCTGGTGCTGGACAAGCTTCGACAAGCCGGCGCAGAAGTGACGTTCGCCGAGGATGGTTTCCGGCTCGTCCAGCATGCGCGGCCGCGTGCGGTGAACTTCGCGACGTTGCCCTTTCCCGGGTTTCCGACCGATCTGCAGCCGATGGCGATCGGCCTGGCCGCGGTCGCGGACGGTACGTCGATGATCACCGAGAACGTTTTCGAGGCGCGGTTTCGATTCGTGGAGGAGATGATCCGGCTCGGTGCGGATGCCCGTACCGACGGTCACCACGCTGTGGTGCGCGGCATCCCGAGATTGTCCAGCGCACCGGTCTGGTCATCCGACATCCGTGCGGGAGCCGGCCTGGTGCTCGCGGGACTGGTTGCCGATGGCACCACGGAGGTGCACGACGTCTACCACATCGACCGTGGCTACCCGAACTTTGTCGAGCAACTGCAGAGTCTCGGTGCGGACGTGGTCCGTGCGGACGCCTGA
- a CDS encoding cob(I)yrinic acid a,c-diamide adenosyltransferase produces the protein MAVHLTRIYTRTGDDGSSGLGDFSRVSKNDPRLVAYADCDETNASIGVAITLGDPAPEVLGVLRQIQNDLFDAGADLARPGRADDPQAPTALRITQQQIDRLEHWCDRFNADLPALDSFILPGGSRLGTLLHMSRTIARRAERAAWAAVEAAPESTGVLPARYLNRLSDLLFILSRVSNPGGDVLWRPGGA, from the coding sequence ATGGCAGTGCACCTGACTCGGATCTACACCCGAACCGGCGACGACGGCAGCTCCGGACTCGGCGACTTCTCCCGGGTCTCGAAGAACGATCCACGTCTGGTCGCGTACGCCGACTGCGACGAGACGAACGCCAGTATCGGCGTGGCGATCACGCTCGGTGACCCGGCACCGGAAGTTCTCGGGGTACTCCGGCAGATTCAGAACGATCTGTTCGACGCGGGTGCCGACCTGGCCCGGCCAGGACGGGCGGACGATCCGCAGGCCCCGACGGCATTGCGAATCACTCAGCAACAGATCGATCGGCTGGAGCACTGGTGTGACCGGTTCAACGCAGACCTGCCGGCGCTCGACTCGTTCATCCTGCCCGGCGGCAGTCGACTCGGCACATTGCTGCACATGTCCCGCACGATCGCACGACGGGCCGAGCGTGCCGCATGGGCCGCCGTCGAAGCGGCGCCGGAAAGCACCGGGGTATTGCCGGCGCGCTACCTGAACCGACTCTCCGACCTGTTGTTCATCCTCAGCCGGGTATCGAACCCGGGTGGCGACGTGCTCTGGCGTCCGGGCGGCGCCTGA